From a single Gadus morhua chromosome 3, gadMor3.0, whole genome shotgun sequence genomic region:
- the LOC115540018 gene encoding myeloid-associated differentiation marker homolog: MAVLVLEARDCTSPVFLVRTLALLCGCVTFSLVGSLEPEHLRERERRHNTFWIACMFTWCFFFTLTLLIHVLNVIQFHSLLPVSWKNLTVTVAALGALMTLSASVLLPWRVLDHRPTSARPLAAAVAACLTVLAYCGEVWAIRGQPQEQRGYMASLPGVLKIVQCWGGFQMIPLFLETMTATQARDPSTGGGVHVWQLWVSVGLYNVCLLMSLASVAVILCDCAGRFCPFPFDRLLAGFSLLGVLFYMVATVICVTNVLQDVENRSGLLIMETVIVGITLMAYTVDFSFSIKQLCERSHG; this comes from the coding sequence ATGGCCGTGCTGGTCCTGGAGGCCCGCGACTGCACCAGCCCCGTGTTCCTCGTGCGAACGTTGGCCCTTCTCTGCGGCTGTGTCACCTTCAGCCTGGTGGGATCCCTGGAGCCCGAGCACCTCCGCGAACGCGAGCGCCGCCACAACACCTTCTGGATCGCCTGCATGTTCACCTGGTGCTTCTTCTTCACGCTCACCCTCCTCATCCACGTCCTCAACGTCATCCAGTTCCACAGCCTGCTGCCCGTGTCCTGGAAGAACCTGACGGTGACCGTGGCGGCCCTGGGAGCCCTCATGACGCTGAGCGCCTCCGTGCTGCTCCCCTGGAGGGTCCTCGACCACCGGCCGACCTCGGCCCGGCCGCTGGCCGCCGCCGTGGCCGCCTGCCTCACCGTGCTGGCCTACTGCGGCGAGGTGTGGGCGATCCGCGGGCAGCcccaggagcagaggggatACATGGCCAGCTTACCGGGCGTCCTCAAGATCGTCCAGTGTTGGGGAGGCTTTCAGATGATCCCCCTGTTCCTGGAGACGATGACGGCCACGCAGGCCAGGGATCCGAGCACCGGAGGAGGGGTACACGTCTGGCAGCTGTGGGTGTCGGTGGGGTTGTACAACGTGTGTCTGCTGATGTCCTTGGCCTCCGTCGCGGTGATACTGTGCGACTGCGCCGGGAGGTTCTGCCCATTTCCGTTCGATCGACTTTTGGCCGGGTTCAGCCTGCTGGGGGTGTTGTTCTATATGGTCGCCACGGTGATCTGCGTTACCAACGTGCTGCAGGATGTGGAAAACCGATCAGGGCTGCTGATCATGGAGACCGTCATTGTTGGTATTACACTGATGGCGTACACAGTGGACTTTTCCTTTTCCATCAAGCAGTTGTGTGAAAGGAGCCACGGCTGA